The Notoacmeibacter ruber DNA segment CGGTACTGCAGAAAGGCGGGCGCAAAAAAAATGCTATCACGAAGATCGTGGTCAGTGTCGGCCCGGGCTCCTTCACCGGCGTAAGAACAGCCATCGCCGCCGCGCGTGGTCTGGCCCTCGCCCTCTCCGTCCCGGCTGTGGGGGTGACGACGCTGGAGGCGATGGCGCTCGACGGCCGAAGGGTCAGCGGCGAAGGCACAGGACCGATTCTGGCCGCGATTGATGCCGGACGCGGTGAGGTCTACGCGGCCGCATATGATGCCGACGGCGAATGCATTCTCGGACCGGAAAAGATGCCATACGGCCATGATCTGGCCGGTGCGACCGTCTATCCGGTTGATGATCTCTTCGGTGTTGGTAACGGCATTTCCCACTTGGGACTGACGGTGGGCGCCATGCCGGATGCACGCACCGGAGCAATCGAGACTTTTGCGTCCATCGGTCTTTTGCGTCAGCCCGGCGCGCCGCCGGAGCCGCTTTACCTGAGGGCCGCCGATGCCAAGCCACCATCGTCAAAAGCGCGCATAGCGCGGCAAGCGTAAGGGAGTGCTCTCAAATGTTATGGCCATTTTTCACGCCCTTCCTGCCAGCGTTCGCCAAGCGCGAAAGACAGATCATTCCCGCCGCGCATGAAGATGTACCCGCCATGGCGCGCATACACGCCCAGTCTTTTGCCGAAGGCTGGAGCGAGGATGAAATCGAACGCATTATCGATAGGCCCAACACCACTTCGCTGGTTGCCATTCGTGACGGATTCGCAAACGGCCAGATCGAGGGATTCGTTATCGCACAGGCGGCGGCGGACGAGGCCGAAATCCTGTCGATTGCCGTCGATCAGTTTCGCCGTCGAGGCGGTGCAGGCTGGGCGCTGATGGATTGCGTCATGCGGCAGCTTCATTCGGATCGGATCAAAACGCTTTTTCTCGAGGTCGACGAGAAGAATCAGGGCGCGGTCGAACTCTATCGGCGACTTGGTTTTCGCAAGGTCGGCGAGCGGCCCGGCTATTACAGGGCACCCGATGGGTCACGATCGAGGGCTTTGACGATGCGGCGGGATATCTGACGGTTTCATGGTCGAATATGAAAGAGAGCCATCCATGCACGACCCTCAAGCAGCGCTGGCACCCGCGGCTCCGCTGGAGCGAGAGAGGGTTCGACGTTCGGTCTTCCGTGCAGCTTTCCTTGCGCCCCTTCTTCTTTTCGCGCTCCTGCCGATGGGACTTGTCCATCTCGTTCTGACACGTTCTCCCGTGGCTTCCCATCGTTATCTTATTCCGCGGTGGTGGTATCGTTTCGCCTTGCGGGTCGTCGGCATGAGGGTGATCCGCGAAGGACGCCTGACAAAAGATCGGCCACTTCTGACACTGTCCAATCATGTCTCCTGGACGGATATTCTCGTTCTCGGCGCGCATGTTCCCGGCTGCTTTGTCGCCAAGGCGGATATGGCGGACTGGCCGGGCGTCGGCTTTCTGACACGGTTCACGCGCAGCATCTTCGTCAAGCGGGACGATCGGCGTAATGTCGGAGAGCAGGCGCGGGAAATCGGCGACCGCTTGCGGCATGGCGAACCGGTCATCCTCTTTCCTGAAGGCACCACTG contains these protein-coding regions:
- the tsaB gene encoding tRNA (adenosine(37)-N6)-threonylcarbamoyltransferase complex dimerization subunit type 1 TsaB: MVLLALDTASPICAVALMDADGALLSKEVETRQSGHAERLLPMVQSVLQKGGRKKNAITKIVVSVGPGSFTGVRTAIAAARGLALALSVPAVGVTTLEAMALDGRRVSGEGTGPILAAIDAGRGEVYAAAYDADGECILGPEKMPYGHDLAGATVYPVDDLFGVGNGISHLGLTVGAMPDARTGAIETFASIGLLRQPGAPPEPLYLRAADAKPPSSKARIARQA
- a CDS encoding GNAT family N-acetyltransferase; this encodes MLWPFFTPFLPAFAKRERQIIPAAHEDVPAMARIHAQSFAEGWSEDEIERIIDRPNTTSLVAIRDGFANGQIEGFVIAQAAADEAEILSIAVDQFRRRGGAGWALMDCVMRQLHSDRIKTLFLEVDEKNQGAVELYRRLGFRKVGERPGYYRAPDGSRSRALTMRRDI
- a CDS encoding lysophospholipid acyltransferase family protein, yielding MHDPQAALAPAAPLERERVRRSVFRAAFLAPLLLFALLPMGLVHLVLTRSPVASHRYLIPRWWYRFALRVVGMRVIREGRLTKDRPLLTLSNHVSWTDILVLGAHVPGCFVAKADMADWPGVGFLTRFTRSIFVKRDDRRNVGEQAREIGDRLRHGEPVILFPEGTTAAGTSLKPFKSSLLGAVRLARPAEDGAMTIQPVALAYVRRGGKPMDERERRDYAAWIDDEEFAPHLTSVLFGKPLTVRLIFGEPFDVGPDADRKRLTRTAEETIGTLLQKGLAEG